The Erigeron canadensis isolate Cc75 chromosome 1, C_canadensis_v1, whole genome shotgun sequence genome segment GCTGGAGTGTTTGTTGCAGTAAAGGATAATATTTGTACAATGGATATGCCTTCGACTGCCGGTTCGAGGATTTTGGAAGGGTATAGACCGGCTTTTGATGCGACTGCGGTGAGGAAAGTGAAAGAATGTGGTGGGATTGTTGTTGGGAAGACTAATTTGGATGAGTTTGGTATGGGGAGTACTACTGAAGGCTCTGCTTTTCAGGTTTTCGGTTCGATTTTTTGATAATGTGCATGAAATGTAGTAATTAGATTGGTTATATTTCGTTGAAATGAGCAAGTTTGGTAATTTAGTAGGGGGAACCAACAATTAATGTGATCCGTAGCACATATCGTTAATGTAGCATGgaataagttttaaaaaatgtgatttttattAGAAATGGACAAATGGTAAACGAATTAAAGAATAAGTTATTATCTAGAGGATAGGTTCCGAGTAGCACCGACAAAGAATGTAACTAGTTTGAAAAAAGATTCAGTTTGTGAACCAAGCAGACTGTAACTTAAGCTACTCATACTATCGGGTGGTTCTGCTCCTGGCAACCGAACAAGTATGGCatgtaaaaaaaagttgatGTGGCAAGACACCTCATTTGAAAAAGTGCCACATAAGCAATTGGTCATCGGTGATCAAATTTCCAAATTAGCCTATTTCAGTAAGATCTAATCATGAAGTTGGGACATTATTGAGTATGATTCTTAAAATCAGACCAACAACCTAAGCATGCTGCTGCTTTACTTTGAAAATTGGCCCTTTCAACTGGATACAAATTTATGTAACAATGTGAAAGCTCGGTTGcttattttagttaaaaaaaaggaaattatgTGAAACTGGGTTTCGCTTTTTTATCTTTTGCATAAATTGGTATGAAACTGAAACATGGTTGCATTAACTGGTAATGAATACACCTAGTTGCTTTCATTGGtaaaaaagatcaaaacttggtTGAATTTTTTAAGCAATTGCTCAATTGCTTAAACGTGGTGTATTAAATGCATCTTTGTTACTTGTTAGGTTACTGCAAATCCATGGGACCTTGAATGTGTACCGGGAGGGTCATCAGGGGGGTCGGCAGCAGCTGTTTCTGCCAGGCAGTGTGTAGTATCGTTGGGAAGTGATACCGGTGGAAGTGTTAGACAACCAGCGTCTTTTTGTGGTGTTGTAGGATTGAAGCCGACTTATGGCCGTGTATCACGATATGGGCTGGTGGCGTATGCATCGTCATTGGATGTTATTGGGTGCTTTGGCTCAACAGTTGTTGATGCTGGAGTTCTGTTTCAATCAATTTGCGGTCATGATAAATATGATGCCACCAGTAGCAAACGGGTATGTTTGATTTGCCCTGTATTTTGACATTTACGGTTTCTTGCAGTATATTTGAATAGCATAGCATACATGTTGATTATgtcacaaacaaaaatatgcaATTTTCTTATAAcatggaagagagagagagactaaTATAGAATTATCATTTTGAACTCGTGAATCTGTATAGTTTTTAGGGGGTGTTGGGTGTTCCGTATATTAAGGAGTCTTGACATGGTGGAAGTCATCAGTTCGAGCCTGATTATCCCTAAACCCAATGTGAgtttttcattttgatttgaCCATACTGGGCAGCAGTAATTAGTGCTTGGTAGTGTTTCTGCTGCAAGAAGCTTTAAGCATTAGATAATTTCATGTTTGAGTGTTTTGCAAATGCTCATTCTACAAGGAGTATTGGTTAAAAGGACCAAATATGccatatttgtttaaaaagagaGACAATATGTGAAATCGGGGTAATAATGTTTAGATTATCAGACACAGGATATCTATATCTGAACTCCGAGCGCTAAAATCCGATTATGTTATTCAACTCGCGATGCTCAGATAAGCAGTTCTAAAAGATAAATCCAACCACACTTTTTGGTATTTATATCATCATGACCTCTTTACAAGAGTTCTCACATTTGAATCTCACTAGGTAACATTCTTGGGGGTGGCCAGGAAAGGGTTCAGAGATGGTCACAGGATGCCTGGTTAGACCATAtacattaatttaaaaagaCTCGCCCTTCCTGGGTAACCTGAACAGGGAAAACCTCATCCAAACAAATAGATCCAATATGCTGTCTAGTCAAATAACTAACTGTTTAATTATAGTTTGGTAAACTTCTTtagttttaagtagtttttaTGCTAATAATAGTGCAAAATCTGTCTCCAGGAGGTTAATGACTATACATCGCAGCTCATTGCCAAAGATTATTTCGAATCACAGCCTTTAAAAGGACTACGGGTTGGTGTTATTCGTGAAACTCTTGGGGAAGGAGTTGATCAGGGTGTTGTTTCTTCTATCCAAGGAGCTATTTCTCATATGGAAGAACTAGGATGTATTGTGTCAGAGGTTTTCATTCTATTTTAGTGCTTTTTTATGTATGTGAGGCTGTCATAAATCTATTAGTCTATTTTAGACTTCTAGGATCATTTTTTCGCATTTGGTAATGGATTGCAGGTCTCATTGCCATCTTTCTCCCTTGGATTACCAGCATACTATGTTCTTGCTTCATCTGAATCTTCTTCAAACTTGTCTCGTTATGATGGTATTAGGTGATGTATGAATTCATTGGTTTACCTTAAAGTAGAAATATTAGGAACAAATGTAGCAAATTCAgaaattctatatatttatagtttttacaTTGAGTTGCCAACTACGAATACCATAGGTAAAGATCAGGATTTTCTTGGACAtttttaataaagataaaaactatCTTGTTGTTTTAACTCCAAAGCAGACCTGATGCTtatagtttaagaaaaaagtAATGATAGTGGATCTCTTATTCTTATATGTTTTCAAATTTCAGGTACGGCAATCAAGTTATTTCTGATGAGCTTAGTTCCCTTTACGGGGGCTCTCGTGCTAATGGCCTTGGTCCAGAGGTATGAAAAGATGATATTGATTTGGTTGGTTATTATGATCTATCAACAATATTGTAACAATTAGTAAATTATCTAGATACGATGCTGCAGGTAAAAAGGAGGATCTTGATGGGGACATATGCCCTTTCAGCAGGTTACTATGATGCTTATTACAAACGAGCACAACAGGTATACTCCTAATTTCATTGCTAATGATGCCTAATTACTATACTGATCCTGGTGATGTGGCGGTTTAGGTGAGGACAGTAGTCCAGAAAGGCTTTAAGGCGGCACTAGATGAACATGATATTCTAATTTCACCCGCAGCTCCATCTGCAGCATATAAAATCGGTAATTAGCCCCCGTGATCACCTTATAACAATTACGGAGTGCTTTTTTCCCCTTTTTGTCTGACTTAATGTTTACAGGTGAAAAGAAAGACGATCCATTGGCAATGTATGCTGGTGATATAATGACTGTAAGCcatttttatattgattttatcttttttgttgttttgaaaCAGCATAACTTAAGATATAATTTATTACAGGTGAATGTGAACTTAGCTGGATTGCCAGCATTGGTTTTGCCATGTGGCTTTGTTCAAAACGGCACTTCTAGTCTTCCTGTTGGCTTTCAAATGATTGGTGCTGCTTTTGATGAGGCGAGGCTTGTTTATTGATACATATTTATATCCACAGGTTCAATACCATCATTAAACTTTGATATAATTTTGGTCTAACATAAAACAAGTGTTCATATCTGCAGGAAAAATTGCTTAGAGTGGGACATATCTTTGAGCAAACGCTTCAAGGTTGCAGTTTTATCCCACCGCTGATAGCTGATGAATTTAGATGCTAGAATTAGTGGATTAAAAACCATCCTTGTTGAATATTCTTTTTGGTGAATTATTGCTTAGAGTGAAAGTAGCAGTAACTTAtgtattctaattctaatagtGGATCAACAGCTAAACTTAAGACTAGTGAGATGCTCAATGATGCCCATAAACTTCATGGCTCTTTGaactaaaatatttttgtttaataaactATGTATAcattcaaagaaaagaaaatgaaaacagaGACTCAAATGTGGTTTCTGTGTTGGATATACTATCCGCAGCTTATGTCAGCCCAAACCGTAGGTTTTAACTATGAGATCAACCATATTTGCTTACGGActtggttaatttttttaaagtactTAAATGTTTTGCTCTAAACTAGTAGTAAACAAAAGAAAGTTGCTTGAAAGAAATGCTGCACTCTTGAGACCGCTTTGCTAGTTATTGAGTAAGCTAATGAACGACCATGTTGATCACTCAGTGGGCTATGGTTGATCACTCAGTAGACTGATCCGCAAACCTGGTCGTTGGATAAACTTGTATTACCATCTCAATAATGGAATACGAGGCACATTATCACACAAAGGGTAAATAACTTGAATGATGAGATTTCGTAGCAGCCTAAGCCAATATCATTAAGTTGATGAGTGAAGCTACTAAGCTAGTCACCAACCGGGAACCGCCGAGGCACTGGGTATACAGTGACTATATTTTGAGCCAGTATTAAAATTTATCAATATCCATTAAAATATTGGTCGAATCAGGGTATAAATTAGTAATAAACATTAATCGCTTGAGTTatcattaaatttatttttaacgaTAAAGTATgtgtcataaaaataaatattcatatcgagttgtaaaagttatttattattgaattttaataaattatgagTTTTGTTAAACTCAATGTTAACGTTAAAGCTGTAGTTAAGCTACACTAAATAGTTAGTCGTAAATTTTTGAGctgaattttttatataatttttttttttttttgttagagactgcatttaacaatttttttttccttttctaattTATGAAACAAAAACTTTCCTTTACATGAAACACGTCATTCCTACCCACGCGAAACGCATATTATACCTTCCCATTCACAGAAAGAAAAACAcaacaaatatttttgtttaaaataccgATATTACCCTCGAAAACATTTCCGGTAAAGATTCTGTTATCCGCCGCCGTTGATATCTCCGATCACATTTCCTCCGATTGATCTCGATCTTCTTATCTGAATATTGACCATAATTTTTTTGTCCGATCACCTTTTTTGGCCCCGATTTTAGCTACAAGGTATTCATATTCAActaattttatatctttttttatttacaacaAATAGTTGCAATTATTGCTTTATATATCAtttgtacataaatatatacatataaaattataaatttacataattgatgattttttcttgaaaataatttaGCTGGGTGTAAGATGTGGCAagatttatagataattatgtTTACCTATAACTGTTTTGAGGAATTAACAAACTAAAAAGtacaaatctttatatattatgCTCTATGATATTCCTTTTTCCTAATTAActgaaaaatttttaaaaaaattcataattttggttttttcataaatcttttaactttatatttgcaaaagtttaaaaattttattagtGGAGTTTCCTATTTTTGACTAATATTAgccattttttttcctaaaattttgtcaaaatatGTGGTCTTTTGAAGTTTGGTGTTGTTGAAACgaaataattattgttttaaatcTGGTATGATCATGTAATGGATTGAATATGTGAAACATTTTTATCTCGTAAAAACGAAAGGCATAATGTTTTCGTTTTTCTTATTAGGCAGTAAGTTTTGTATTCTATATAATGTGTTTGTATTATGTGCTTTTAGCAGGGCGGTAGTCTAAAGATGAAATCAGGACGACATACGATGGACGGATGGGGTACCAAGAGGATAAGAAGGATCCCGACATTGGTTGATCTTTGTGTTCAAAAAGCTATAGATAACGTTAGGTACTTAGGAGATGTAGGTGAGACGGACCAACATTTATTAGAGCGGATTTTACCACATTGTACTATGGATCAGATTAAACATATTGAGGAGAAAACCAAGGTATTAGATCTCTTTTGGTGTAATTTTCTTATGGGAGAGATAAATAGTGTTGAAATTTGAGAAATTTTTGTGTTGTGCAGGGACGAGATCTTAGCCCAGTTACTGATAAGTTATGGAAGAACTTTTACGTGCAGCAGTTTGGTTCTAAGAACGCCAATGATGTAGttgataaaatgaaaaaaaagggaGTTTCACACAAATGGAGCGAGTTGTATAAGGTAATAACTTTTATTGTTCgtttattaaaagaaagaatGTTATCGGGCATAGTGATAACTTCTTATTCAATGAGTGAAACTAGGGATAATTCTGCTTTCATAAATCACGAGCATTACATAATTGACAATATGTGTTTCTGGTAGTGGACTAAAGTATTATGAGAACAGTATTATTCAATAATGGCTCTGCTACAATTTGGTTACTTAACCTGCAGATAAAATTGGAGGTCTTGGAAGAGGCTGAACAGAACATAGGTGAAAGGCTAAAGCAACGTTATTCTAATGCTAATGCTAGTAAGTCTCCATTTACATATTCCGAGACCTACGTTTGGTCACTTTTTTGCTTCATGTTTATCTGATGTTAGTCATTTTTCACCATGTTCTACTAATTTGGTTCTGCCTTAATTATATATGGTCTTCCCCATGAACTTCTAAAGGCATGTTTCTCTTGTTCCATTGTACACTATATTCATCCAATACATGTCAAGTTAGTATTTTCTTCTTCACCTCTTTTTTTGGATGAAAGGCTTTAAGCCCAAGAAATAGTTTCTTCTTATCCTCTTCTCTTATATTTATCGTTTTTAAACACAAATCCACGACCATTATTTCGTCATTAATACCGGTGATCGATTACCTTGGATGCGAGTGCATGTTTAGCATAACATGGTCTTTCGGGGGATTAAAAAAAAGGCAAGAATGTTGTGTAAATGGATGACGAAGTATTTGAACAGATAGTATGATGACATAATCTTGCGATGCCTTAATACCGTTAATCATAGGATCATAAAACGTAAAGAATATGCGTCTTGAAGCCTTACCATTACAAATTGAACTCATGCAACGAAGT includes the following:
- the LOC122602806 gene encoding glutamyl-tRNA(Gln) amidotransferase subunit A, chloroplastic/mitochondrial, whose translation is MLSTVQNPRLLLHHCRRSKPFNHRHLKPIHAITNHQPTTISTHPTSQIQTIQKSILSKEKTTRQFAQEFLTRIRITEPHLKSFLHLSETVLAEADEIDRKIDRNENVGPLAGVFVAVKDNICTMDMPSTAGSRILEGYRPAFDATAVRKVKECGGIVVGKTNLDEFGMGSTTEGSAFQVTANPWDLECVPGGSSGGSAAAVSARQCVVSLGSDTGGSVRQPASFCGVVGLKPTYGRVSRYGLVAYASSLDVIGCFGSTVVDAGVLFQSICGHDKYDATSSKREVNDYTSQLIAKDYFESQPLKGLRVGVIRETLGEGVDQGVVSSIQGAISHMEELGCIVSEVSLPSFSLGLPAYYVLASSESSSNLSRYDGIRYGNQVISDELSSLYGGSRANGLGPEVKRRILMGTYALSAGYYDAYYKRAQQVRTVVQKGFKAALDEHDILISPAAPSAAYKIGEKKDDPLAMYAGDIMTVNVNLAGLPALVLPCGFVQNGTSSLPVGFQMIGAAFDEEKLLRVGHIFEQTLQGCSFIPPLIADEFRC
- the LOC122609702 gene encoding uncharacterized protein LOC122609702, yielding MKSGRHTMDGWGTKRIRRIPTLVDLCVQKAIDNVRYLGDVGETDQHLLERILPHCTMDQIKHIEEKTKGRDLSPVTDKLWKNFYVQQFGSKNANDVVDKMKKKGVSHKWSELYKIKLEVLEEAEQNIGERLKQRYSNANAMKQSRQVQLCTKVPPSSNKRCFYGGPGINLGNTKSGLMKKAKLEFLNSREVKNLSAMKKATVHRTPSVTPIRKPSLFHGSSSTSSSKFSTPTARRF